The following proteins are co-located in the Deinococcus aerius genome:
- a CDS encoding S66 family peptidase has translation MAPHFVRPPRLLPGSRVAALSLSSGFVTEVMGRYHAGVRQVAGTFGWEVVPAPNALRGPEYLDRNPQARADDLHWALGNPEIHGLVSIIGGDDSVRLLPFLDPGMIRAHPKVFLGFSDATVTLTQFLRAGVMAYHGPALLTDLAENGGIHPFVAEGVRRAVVDEPRPFDLRPAPGWTEFRQDWADETLQEVPRPFQPGDGWVWLQGETAAEGHLMGGCLEVLDMLNGTPGWPGPDLWNGAVLALETSEDVPPPAQVGYWLRNYAAQGILPRAAGLLLARPRGYTPEMAEALYAWVRRVLAECGRPEMPVVANLDFGHTSPQLTLPLGGQARLDPVTRQVTVTP, from the coding sequence ATGGCGCCCCATTTCGTCCGCCCACCCCGTCTGCTGCCCGGCTCGCGCGTGGCGGCCCTCAGCCTGTCGAGCGGCTTCGTGACGGAGGTGATGGGCCGCTACCACGCCGGGGTCCGGCAGGTCGCCGGGACGTTCGGCTGGGAGGTCGTGCCCGCCCCGAACGCCCTGCGCGGGCCTGAGTACCTGGACCGGAACCCACAGGCCCGCGCCGACGACCTGCACTGGGCGCTGGGGAACCCGGAAATCCACGGCCTGGTGAGCATTATCGGCGGGGACGACAGCGTGCGGCTGCTCCCCTTTCTCGACCCGGGGATGATCCGCGCCCATCCCAAGGTGTTCCTGGGCTTCAGCGACGCCACCGTCACCCTGACCCAGTTCCTGCGGGCGGGCGTGATGGCCTACCACGGGCCTGCCCTGCTCACCGACCTCGCGGAGAACGGCGGCATCCACCCCTTCGTGGCCGAGGGGGTGCGGCGGGCGGTGGTGGACGAGCCGCGGCCCTTCGACCTGCGGCCCGCCCCCGGGTGGACCGAGTTCCGGCAGGACTGGGCCGACGAGACGCTCCAGGAGGTTCCCCGCCCCTTCCAGCCCGGGGACGGCTGGGTGTGGCTCCAGGGGGAGACGGCGGCCGAGGGGCACCTGATGGGCGGCTGCCTGGAGGTGCTCGACATGCTCAACGGCACCCCCGGCTGGCCCGGCCCCGACCTGTGGAACGGCGCCGTCCTCGCGCTGGAGACGAGCGAGGACGTGCCGCCGCCCGCCCAGGTGGGGTACTGGCTGCGGAACTACGCCGCTCAGGGCATCCTTCCGCGCGCCGCCGGGCTCCTCCTGGCCCGGCCCCGGGGGTATACGCCGGAGATGGCGGAGGCTCTCTACGCCTGGGTGCGGCGCGTGCTGGCCGAGTGCGGGCGACCGGAGATGCCGGTGGTCGCCAACCTGGACTTTGGACACACGAGCCCCCAGCTCACGCTGCCGCTGGGAGGTCAGGCCCGGCTTGACCCCGTCACCCGGCAGGTCACGGTGACGCCTTGA
- a CDS encoding Lrp/AsnC family transcriptional regulator, translating to MVTAIVMVQAERQRIQETAEALAGVPSVREVYSVTGEWDIVAVLRLTRYEDLDDVVTGHLRKVEGIVRTQTMLAFRTYSESLLDQGFGVGLDESQPS from the coding sequence ATGGTCACCGCAATCGTGATGGTGCAGGCAGAGAGGCAGCGCATTCAGGAGACGGCGGAGGCGCTCGCGGGCGTGCCCAGCGTGCGTGAGGTGTACTCCGTGACGGGCGAGTGGGACATCGTCGCCGTGCTGCGGCTCACGCGCTACGAGGATCTGGACGACGTGGTGACCGGTCACCTGCGGAAGGTCGAGGGCATTGTGCGCACCCAGACCATGCTCGCCTTTCGCACCTACAGTGAATCGCTGCTGGATCAGGGCTTCGGGGTGGGCCTCGACGAGAGCCAGCCGTCCTGA
- a CDS encoding macro domain-containing protein, whose translation MPLELVQGDIGQERTCAVVTAANRELMGGGGVDGVIHRAAGPELLRAIRAIGGTPTGTAVITPAFRLEAQGVRFVIHAVGPIWRGGGQGEAELLAGVYRESLRLAVEQGCDSVAFPAISTGVYGYPLAEAAEVALRTIRDFLAGHPDLTVRVVLHGSGPLNVFQRVLSTLEQDGA comes from the coding sequence ATGCCACTCGAACTCGTTCAGGGGGACATCGGACAGGAGCGGACCTGCGCGGTCGTGACCGCCGCGAACAGGGAGCTGATGGGCGGCGGCGGGGTGGACGGCGTCATTCACCGCGCCGCGGGGCCGGAACTGCTGCGCGCCATCCGGGCCATCGGCGGCACTCCGACGGGCACGGCGGTGATCACCCCCGCCTTCCGGCTGGAGGCCCAGGGCGTCCGCTTCGTGATTCACGCGGTCGGCCCGATCTGGCGCGGCGGCGGGCAGGGCGAGGCCGAGTTGCTGGCCGGGGTCTACCGGGAGAGCCTGCGGCTGGCCGTGGAGCAGGGGTGCGACTCGGTCGCCTTCCCCGCGATCAGCACCGGGGTATACGGCTACCCGCTCGCGGAAGCGGCGGAGGTCGCCCTGCGAACCATCCGGGATTTTCTGGCAGGCCACCCGGACCTCACCGTCCGTGTGGTGCTGCATGGCTCGGGACCGCTGAATGTTTTTCAAAGGGTGCTGAGCACGCTGGAACAAGACGGGGCTTGA
- the gmk gene encoding guanylate kinase — MMVAVPDSGSQTSSTPPAPRRGLLIVMTGASGVGKGTLRERWLSGQDVFYSTSWTTRGARPGERDGVDYVFVTPEVFLEKARRNGFLEHAQFVGNHYGTPIEPIEAALARGQDVVLEIEVEGAMQVKDRVGEEAVLVFIMPPSLTELRRRLTGRATETPERIEKRLARARDEIMQAHAFRYVVVNDDLDRAVCELQAVQRAEHARQRPEDEWTDEDRAAMRLAETVRSTALTREDLRRVVES; from the coding sequence ATGATGGTCGCCGTGCCTGACTCTGGTTCCCAAACGAGTTCCACTCCCCCTGCGCCCCGCCGCGGCCTCCTGATCGTGATGACGGGCGCCTCGGGCGTCGGCAAGGGCACCCTGCGCGAGCGGTGGCTCTCGGGGCAGGACGTGTTCTACTCGACCTCCTGGACCACCCGGGGGGCCCGGCCCGGCGAGCGCGACGGGGTGGACTACGTGTTCGTGACGCCGGAGGTCTTTCTGGAAAAGGCCCGCCGGAACGGCTTTCTGGAACACGCCCAGTTCGTCGGCAACCACTACGGCACGCCCATTGAACCCATCGAGGCCGCCCTCGCCCGCGGGCAGGACGTGGTGCTGGAGATCGAGGTCGAGGGCGCGATGCAGGTCAAGGACCGCGTGGGCGAGGAGGCCGTGCTCGTATTCATCATGCCGCCCAGCCTCACCGAGCTGCGCCGCCGCCTGACGGGCCGGGCCACCGAGACTCCCGAGCGCATCGAGAAACGGCTCGCCCGCGCCCGGGACGAGATCATGCAGGCCCACGCCTTCCGCTACGTCGTCGTGAACGATGATCTGGACCGCGCCGTGTGCGAGTTGCAGGCCGTCCAGCGGGCCGAGCACGCCCGCCAGCGCCCCGAGGACGAGTGGACCGACGAGGACCGCGCCGCCATGCGCCTCGCCGAGACCGTGCGGAGTACGGCCCTCACGCGCGAGGACCTGAGGCGCGTGGTCGAGAGCTAG